A single genomic interval of Chloroherpetonaceae bacterium harbors:
- a CDS encoding NAD(P)/FAD-dependent oxidoreductase has protein sequence MVREVIVIGAGFGGLSAACLLAKHGLRPLLVEAAAVPGGCASSYLIKRGGKKFLFEAGATTIVGLDPHQPLRHLADALEVQFPVVEINPAMMVHIGSKKVVRYKDRRRWVEECYQKFFAGTSCTFEQVRAFWTLIFELSDFVWLVAERNRAFPPRTLQDVWELYQQNPLSDFPKLRYLFQTTLSTIQHYGLDKSPNFVRFCNEQLMITAQATADKVALLYAAPCLAYTNSSNYYAYGGMLAMAETLVEKYKQMGGEILYRTRITRLEQDKHRNYVLWTDKGERFMAKTIVSNATIWDMADLAQGRLKPFFERLTRKFAFGWGAVTMSIAVENTLPDDLALHHQIILDESIPHCKSNSFFVSLSMPDDVKRQPEGTRLLAISTHTQPEIWLSPECYAEKKADVETFLLEKLEQHLPGFQREKILFKTVSTPKSWQEWVYRKQGRVGGIPNTLEKSIFELQGAETDFEGLYLVGDTVYPGQGIAGVTLSGQNAVHRILQRMPAPVRQTSYLGALKEGALSSESLPVAR, from the coding sequence ATGGTGCGAGAAGTGATTGTAATTGGTGCAGGTTTTGGAGGATTGAGTGCGGCATGTCTTCTGGCAAAGCACGGCTTGCGCCCGCTGCTGGTGGAAGCAGCAGCAGTGCCCGGTGGTTGTGCGTCCTCTTACCTCATCAAACGAGGTGGAAAGAAATTCCTCTTCGAAGCAGGCGCTACAACAATCGTCGGATTAGACCCGCACCAGCCTCTTAGGCACTTAGCCGATGCGCTGGAGGTCCAGTTTCCAGTTGTGGAAATTAACCCGGCCATGATGGTGCACATAGGCAGTAAAAAAGTGGTGCGCTACAAAGATAGACGCCGCTGGGTCGAGGAGTGCTACCAGAAATTTTTCGCAGGCACATCATGCACATTTGAGCAAGTGAGAGCGTTCTGGACACTTATCTTTGAGCTAAGTGATTTTGTATGGTTGGTCGCAGAACGAAATCGTGCCTTTCCGCCAAGAACCTTGCAAGATGTGTGGGAACTCTACCAGCAAAATCCACTGAGCGACTTTCCAAAACTGCGCTACCTGTTTCAGACAACACTGAGCACCATTCAACACTACGGCTTAGACAAAAGCCCTAACTTTGTGCGTTTCTGCAACGAGCAGCTAATGATTACAGCCCAAGCGACCGCAGACAAAGTGGCACTACTCTATGCAGCGCCGTGCTTGGCTTATACCAATAGCTCCAACTACTACGCATATGGCGGAATGCTCGCAATGGCAGAAACCCTCGTGGAAAAATACAAGCAAATGGGAGGCGAAATTCTCTATCGAACACGCATCACACGGCTCGAGCAAGATAAGCACCGAAACTATGTGCTCTGGACAGACAAAGGAGAGCGATTCATGGCAAAAACGATTGTGAGCAATGCAACAATTTGGGATATGGCAGACCTTGCACAAGGGCGATTAAAACCCTTCTTTGAGCGGCTGACACGAAAGTTTGCGTTTGGTTGGGGTGCAGTGACAATGAGCATTGCTGTGGAGAACACTTTACCCGATGATCTAGCGCTGCATCACCAGATTATTTTAGATGAATCTATTCCACATTGCAAATCCAATTCTTTCTTTGTCTCGCTGTCCATGCCAGATGATGTCAAGCGACAGCCAGAAGGCACGCGACTGCTGGCAATTTCGACGCACACCCAGCCTGAGATATGGCTATCACCAGAGTGCTACGCAGAAAAGAAAGCGGATGTGGAGACCTTTCTTTTGGAAAAGTTAGAGCAACATTTGCCGGGCTTTCAGCGAGAGAAAATCCTCTTTAAAACTGTCTCAACACCGAAGTCGTGGCAAGAATGGGTCTATCGCAAGCAAGGGCGAGTAGGTGGGATTCCAAACACACTCGAGAAAAGCATCTTTGAGCTACAAGGTGCCGAGACGGATTTTGAAGGGCTATACCTTGTGGGCGATACGGTGTATCCTGGGCAAGGAATTGCAGGGGTAACGCTATCGGGACAAAATGCGGTGCATCGGATTTTGCAGCGCATGCCGGCGCCAGTTAGGCAGACCTCATACCTTGGCGCCTTAAAAGAAGGAGCCTTGTCTAGCGAAAGCTTACCAGTTGCGCGTTAA
- a CDS encoding response regulator, with translation MRRVAKKKPALRQTAAHTTHAEPTQKLSYVKTASDKQGVVKILVVDDDRRIRESLTRALTLAGYTVFTAKDGAQGVLIFEQEKPDIVLLDVRLPDIDGFEVLRRLQMLDSTAEVLFITGHGDMNLVIDAMRAGVSDFLPKPLQVEQLLSSIAQAEARRKKKQQWPLAQSIKVASSHKAIEVKAFGNLWLRLRSQVILQRDWPSHKARDVFKILLIHHRKLVRTEEFYEWLWSETRRESAEIGLYTAISHIRRMFEPELTSAKQSRFVLCHSGGYELCLGESDTDYAYDVERFETLVAESRRANSLEPLRAAVELYTDDFLKDDVVLSVVQDERERLHEMYLSALITLGRDALRAHRWEEALHYGQKIVKADTLHEAGYEIQIQAYLSQGYAAKAARLLEMCRATYLEELGVPEPPRIARLLQNGEAHKKK, from the coding sequence ATGAGGCGAGTTGCGAAGAAGAAACCTGCACTGCGCCAAACTGCTGCACATACCACTCACGCAGAGCCGACGCAAAAGCTATCTTATGTAAAAACGGCATCTGACAAGCAGGGGGTTGTAAAGATTTTGGTAGTTGATGATGACCGCCGCATTCGCGAAAGTCTGACACGTGCTCTCACACTTGCTGGCTACACTGTTTTCACGGCAAAAGATGGCGCACAGGGCGTGCTCATCTTTGAGCAGGAAAAGCCTGATATTGTTCTTCTCGATGTGCGCCTGCCAGACATAGATGGCTTCGAGGTTTTGCGCCGCCTGCAGATGCTGGATAGCACTGCTGAGGTGCTTTTTATCACGGGGCATGGCGATATGAACCTTGTTATTGATGCCATGCGGGCGGGCGTGTCAGATTTCCTGCCGAAACCTTTGCAGGTTGAGCAGCTCCTTTCATCAATTGCGCAAGCAGAGGCACGCCGCAAAAAGAAACAGCAGTGGCCACTTGCTCAGAGCATTAAAGTAGCCAGTAGCCACAAAGCCATAGAAGTGAAAGCCTTTGGGAACTTGTGGCTACGCTTGCGCTCACAGGTGATTTTGCAGCGCGATTGGCCGTCGCACAAAGCCCGCGATGTGTTCAAGATTTTGCTTATCCATCACCGCAAGCTGGTTCGAACTGAAGAGTTCTACGAATGGCTATGGTCAGAGACGCGTCGTGAGAGCGCAGAGATTGGACTCTATACGGCTATTTCTCACATTAGAAGAATGTTCGAGCCTGAATTGACCTCAGCCAAGCAATCCCGCTTTGTGCTTTGTCATAGCGGCGGCTATGAACTTTGCTTAGGCGAGTCAGACACTGATTACGCCTACGATGTAGAACGCTTTGAGACACTTGTGGCGGAAAGCCGTCGTGCAAACTCCCTCGAGCCTCTCCGAGCTGCAGTTGAGCTTTACACCGACGACTTTCTCAAAGATGATGTGGTGCTCTCTGTTGTGCAAGATGAACGTGAGCGGTTGCATGAGATGTATCTCTCTGCACTCATCACATTAGGGCGAGATGCACTCCGTGCGCATCGCTGGGAAGAAGCATTGCACTATGGTCAGAAAATCGTGAAGGCTGATACGCTGCATGAAGCAGGTTATGAAATTCAAATTCAGGCTTATTTGAGTCAGGGCTATGCAGCGAAGGCTGCTCGACTTTTGGAAATGTGCCGAGCCACTTACTTGGAAGAGCTGGGCGTGCCAGAACCGCCACGCATTGCGCGACTTTTGCAGAATGGAGAGGCGCACAAAAAAAAATGA
- a CDS encoding glycerate kinase, with protein MQHILLAFDSFKGTFSSAEIAHWVQEALPLWARSRCIIQPLADGGEGFVEVFKALPNAVTRKAAVTSPMGERITAEYVLIGHRAALEMSAAAGLPLVKGALRPDLATTFGVGELILAAAAEATDIFLGLGGSATCDGGAGALQALGVELLDAAERPIPLGNLGLAQLASVNFSTLRLPPTLSLTLASDVRNPLLGEHGAIRTFGKQKGVLDADMDTFEARLEHFATVTEQALQRRFRHLAGTGAAGGLGFGMMLLSPFLRTVSLQSGFDIICTLTELEAKIQDSDCVLTGEGKLDQTSFAGKVVGSVVALCRKFQKPCYVVAGQCELSQSELEHLGIEKVFAIFDAAPPALSVAKAQTPERLKTLLAQFPQ; from the coding sequence ATGCAGCACATTCTGCTTGCATTCGACAGCTTTAAGGGCACATTTTCGTCAGCTGAAATTGCGCACTGGGTTCAGGAGGCTTTGCCCCTGTGGGCACGTTCTCGCTGCATCATTCAGCCTCTGGCGGATGGCGGAGAGGGTTTCGTTGAAGTGTTCAAAGCGCTTCCGAATGCGGTAACACGCAAAGCGGCAGTAACCAGCCCTATGGGCGAGCGCATAACTGCTGAGTATGTCTTGATAGGACATCGTGCCGCACTTGAGATGAGCGCTGCAGCTGGTTTGCCGCTGGTGAAAGGGGCATTGCGACCCGACCTTGCTACGACCTTTGGGGTTGGCGAACTGATACTTGCTGCAGCTGCGGAGGCTACGGACATTTTTTTAGGCTTGGGCGGTAGTGCCACTTGTGATGGCGGTGCAGGTGCACTGCAAGCCTTAGGCGTTGAGTTGCTGGATGCTGCCGAGCGCCCGATTCCATTAGGCAATTTGGGCCTTGCACAGCTTGCATCGGTCAATTTTTCTACACTTCGACTGCCGCCTACGCTTTCTCTTACGCTCGCAAGTGATGTGCGCAATCCCCTTTTAGGCGAGCACGGTGCAATTCGCACATTCGGCAAACAAAAAGGTGTGCTTGATGCGGATATGGACACTTTCGAGGCGCGCCTTGAGCACTTTGCAACTGTTACGGAGCAAGCTCTCCAGCGGCGTTTTCGCCATCTTGCTGGCACTGGCGCTGCGGGCGGTCTTGGCTTCGGAATGATGCTTCTTAGTCCTTTTCTGCGCACGGTTTCTTTGCAGTCGGGCTTCGATATCATTTGCACTTTGACTGAACTGGAAGCCAAAATTCAGGACAGTGATTGCGTGCTGACGGGTGAAGGGAAGCTCGACCAGACCTCATTTGCAGGCAAAGTCGTGGGCAGTGTTGTGGCGCTGTGTCGGAAATTTCAAAAGCCGTGTTATGTCGTGGCAGGTCAGTGTGAACTTAGCCAGTCAGAGTTAGAGCATTTGGGCATTGAAAAAGTCTTTGCCATTTTTGACGCTGCACCGCCTGCGTTAAGCGTTGCCAAAGCCCAGACGCCTGAACGGCTAAAAACATTACTTGCTCAGTTTCCACAATGA
- a CDS encoding rhomboid family intramembrane serine protease yields MAIRYNAPVILTYTLISAAVMLASNLTKGFITQAFFTALPAMSFLNPLTYFRLFSHIIGHIDWTHLIGNFSYILLIGPLLEEKYGSMAILVKILITAFVTGLLNTLFFSTGLLGASGVVFMLILLASFANIREGEIPLTFLIVAALYLGQEILNSFKPDHVSQFAHILGGIAGAVFGFSGKFITQSISGSRT; encoded by the coding sequence ATGGCGATTCGCTACAACGCACCTGTGATTCTTACATACACTCTTATCTCTGCCGCTGTGATGTTAGCCAGTAACCTCACAAAGGGCTTCATTACACAAGCCTTCTTTACTGCCTTGCCCGCAATGTCGTTCCTTAATCCACTGACCTACTTTCGCTTGTTTTCTCACATCATTGGTCATATTGACTGGACACACCTCATCGGTAACTTCTCCTACATTCTGCTTATCGGCCCTTTGCTGGAAGAGAAATATGGCTCTATGGCGATTCTGGTCAAGATTCTTATTACCGCCTTTGTAACAGGATTGCTCAACACGCTCTTTTTCTCGACAGGTCTTTTAGGTGCCAGTGGGGTGGTTTTTATGCTCATTCTTTTGGCGTCTTTTGCGAACATTCGTGAGGGAGAGATTCCCCTCACTTTCCTTATCGTCGCAGCGCTCTATCTGGGGCAGGAGATTCTCAATAGTTTCAAGCCTGACCATGTCTCGCAGTTTGCTCACATTTTGGGTGGGATTGCTGGCGCGGTGTTTGGCTTTAGTGGCAAGTTTATCACCCAATCAATTAGCGGAAGTAGAACCTGA
- a CDS encoding S-adenosylmethionine:tRNA ribosyltransferase-isomerase yields MPSADMKKHLARPAVPEISIEDYTYTLPESRIAQAPLPERDQSKLLVAHAPTGQISHHHFWQLPELLPENTLLIRNNSKVIAARLHLQKQSGGKVELLCVEPVSPSPDLQVALLAREKSQWKCLIDGRNVRVGTSLSTGTVYHEKPLLLKALVLEKGIETIVEFEWQPAELCFLEVLEAIGKSPLPPYLKREPNELDRTRYQTVYAKYEGSVAAPTAGLHFTPALFDRLHQKGIAVHDVTLHVGIGTFKPVKESDVRQHDMHSEHISISRQTLVALHDGLLQNKRVVAIGTTSLRTLESLYWFGFRLLQHDIPTLCSESISVAQWEPYHPSSEPLPSSAAALSAILDWMEKHKLEVATGTTELMIVPSYSYKICDGLITNFHQPRSTLLLLVAAFLGDPLWRKVYEAALQNGYRFLSYGDSSLLWRI; encoded by the coding sequence ATGCCTTCGGCGGACATGAAGAAACATTTAGCTCGTCCAGCAGTTCCAGAAATTTCCATTGAAGACTACACCTATACTCTACCCGAATCGCGCATTGCTCAGGCGCCCTTGCCAGAACGTGACCAGAGCAAGCTACTTGTTGCGCATGCCCCGACAGGACAGATTTCACATCACCATTTTTGGCAACTCCCCGAGCTTCTACCTGAGAACACTTTGCTGATTCGTAACAATTCAAAAGTGATTGCCGCACGGCTGCACCTGCAGAAACAAAGTGGCGGCAAAGTTGAGCTGCTGTGCGTAGAGCCGGTCTCACCCAGCCCTGACCTGCAGGTTGCACTGCTGGCGCGCGAAAAATCCCAGTGGAAGTGCTTGATTGATGGTCGCAATGTGCGAGTTGGCACTTCACTTAGCACAGGTACCGTGTATCACGAAAAGCCACTTTTGCTGAAAGCACTGGTGCTTGAAAAAGGCATAGAAACCATCGTTGAATTCGAGTGGCAACCTGCTGAGCTATGCTTTCTGGAAGTTCTGGAAGCCATCGGTAAATCGCCACTCCCCCCATACTTAAAGCGAGAGCCTAACGAATTGGATCGAACGCGCTATCAGACGGTCTACGCCAAGTATGAAGGCTCTGTAGCTGCGCCTACAGCTGGACTGCACTTTACGCCTGCCCTTTTCGACCGCCTTCACCAAAAGGGTATTGCTGTGCACGACGTTACACTTCATGTGGGTATCGGCACGTTCAAGCCTGTCAAAGAAAGCGATGTGCGCCAGCACGATATGCATTCTGAGCACATTAGTATCTCACGGCAAACACTTGTGGCTTTGCACGACGGTCTTCTGCAAAACAAGCGTGTTGTTGCTATTGGCACAACCTCGCTCCGCACGCTGGAATCACTTTACTGGTTTGGCTTCAGGCTACTGCAGCATGACATTCCTACGCTTTGCTCCGAATCCATATCGGTTGCGCAGTGGGAGCCATACCACCCCAGTAGTGAGCCTTTGCCAAGCTCAGCAGCCGCCCTTTCTGCTATCTTAGACTGGATGGAAAAACACAAATTAGAGGTCGCTACTGGCACCACTGAGCTGATGATTGTGCCGAGCTACTCCTACAAAATCTGTGACGGACTTATTACCAACTTCCATCAACCACGCAGCACACTTCTCTTGCTGGTTGCTGCCTTCTTAGGCGACCCTCTCTGGCGAAAAGTCTATGAGGCGGCTTTGCAAAACGGCTATCGTTTCCTAAGTTACGGCGATTCATCGCTGCTTTGGCGCATATAG
- a CDS encoding CHASE3 domain-containing protein, with amino-acid sequence MKWLQKFERAAVILFACSLVALVLVQVLSFQNSQQIEDFFQQQVRSRNLILSLEQCLSLVKDAETGQRGYLLTGNEAYLEPYYESLRLLDEKISYIRSQLQDDAEARPKLDELQIYLSEKLQELRETIQLRRDSSFEAAVRLVLSDKGKLTMDNLRRAFAKLIAKEQDEMQRYTAETQRYNQVSKALTLLSGAVAITTLCVAFGLFYVKNRQLNDAQAQLQHQNTLLEQQNAALQRSKLLEAEIFSFAAHDVKNIIQVILLSAQALKAKLSSNEIVLRHSSTIEREAQRVVDLINELLLSVRTEEQTSLSLEKTEVDVGNLVKTVCNTLSIKAEKKKQSICVEVEGINKTMADKSSLKVIVENLVSNAIKYSPEGKSIWVSVWHDVKNVYLKVRDEGLGFAPEEKDKLFKRFQKLSARPTGGEISTGLGLSIAKKLVELHNGRIWAESQGKGLGSTFVVELPLLQANDTRATKAVVLISDEKPQESEAESGSTSAN; translated from the coding sequence ATGAAGTGGCTCCAAAAGTTTGAACGTGCTGCAGTAATCCTTTTTGCCTGCTCGCTGGTGGCGTTGGTGCTTGTGCAAGTGTTGTCGTTTCAGAATAGCCAGCAGATTGAGGACTTTTTCCAGCAACAAGTTCGAAGCCGAAACCTGATTTTGAGCTTGGAGCAGTGTCTTTCACTCGTGAAAGATGCAGAGACAGGTCAGCGTGGATACCTGCTAACGGGTAATGAAGCCTACTTGGAGCCATACTACGAATCGCTGCGACTGCTCGATGAAAAAATCTCCTACATTCGGAGTCAGTTGCAAGATGATGCAGAAGCTCGCCCCAAGTTAGATGAGCTGCAAATTTACCTCAGTGAAAAGTTGCAGGAACTGCGAGAGACAATTCAACTGCGGCGCGATAGCAGCTTTGAAGCCGCTGTACGGCTGGTGCTGTCAGATAAAGGCAAGCTGACAATGGACAACTTGCGTCGAGCATTTGCGAAGCTGATTGCGAAGGAGCAAGATGAAATGCAGCGTTATACAGCCGAGACGCAGCGATACAATCAAGTGTCTAAGGCGCTGACACTCCTGAGTGGCGCAGTAGCGATAACCACACTTTGCGTTGCATTCGGTCTCTTCTATGTCAAAAATCGCCAGCTAAATGATGCACAAGCGCAACTCCAGCACCAGAATACACTCTTAGAGCAGCAAAATGCAGCACTGCAAAGGTCAAAACTGCTCGAGGCAGAAATATTTAGCTTTGCAGCGCATGATGTCAAGAACATCATTCAAGTCATTTTGCTCTCTGCACAGGCACTCAAAGCGAAGTTGTCGAGTAACGAGATAGTGCTCCGCCACAGCTCAACAATTGAGCGAGAAGCGCAGCGGGTTGTTGACCTCATCAACGAACTTTTACTAAGCGTGCGGACGGAGGAGCAAACCTCTCTCTCGCTGGAAAAGACGGAGGTAGATGTGGGCAATCTGGTCAAAACAGTCTGCAACACGCTATCCATCAAAGCAGAGAAGAAAAAACAAAGCATCTGTGTAGAAGTAGAGGGCATCAACAAAACGATGGCAGACAAGAGTAGCCTCAAGGTTATCGTTGAAAACCTTGTCAGCAATGCCATCAAATACAGCCCTGAGGGAAAGTCTATCTGGGTGAGTGTGTGGCACGATGTGAAAAATGTCTACCTCAAAGTGCGTGACGAAGGACTGGGCTTTGCACCAGAAGAAAAAGACAAGCTCTTCAAGCGATTTCAGAAACTGTCTGCACGACCGACAGGCGGCGAAATCTCAACAGGGTTGGGACTCTCCATTGCAAAAAAACTGGTGGAGCTACATAATGGTCGCATCTGGGCAGAAAGTCAAGGCAAAGGATTGGGTAGCACATTCGTTGTCGAGCTGCCGCTGCTGCAAGCAAATGACACGAGAGCAACTAAAGCAGTAGTACTCATAAGCGATGAAAAGCCGCAAGAGAGTGAAGCGGAATCAGGTTCTACTTCCGCTAATTGA
- a CDS encoding tetratricopeptide repeat protein — translation MRSTIFLVLWLLLPVSLLSQQSDVQLAEALYQAGNYEKAAELYEKLYQRDPSSLFYVERLRECWSELRNYDKLIPLLQREILRSQVVSYTLSLKVHLAQCYYERREVDKAAKVLQSLGEGLQSQSDYAMAIQELRRARFFEPMLMWIQRARERFRNQMLFAEEAGDAQLFLSNYRAATEEYIKILEDDFPNFGKVQSQILSYANRSSPAVLREVLSTLEGMRSKFPESSLPRQLLSQLLMQLYIEADNYDGAFAEALYRDRITAARGGQLLSFANQMLQKRQLAAARKGFQAILSTNADAPFVQRAKIGLATVLEKEAETLTGTERQAKLEQAVALYQEYEQTYRMSQNLPEVYLAQANLEFRLLENPAAAERTAKKLLERFYESQPARAAELLLAKIRLAQDKFEGLQEMLKKLASSPHANAEVQAEASYYLALVQFLESDFDAALQTLSHIDIARDAANEAIELRLMLIEALSDTAKNPQAIQALKEYSIAKRAAVARKYDEASSRFAEWLSKYPTSSLADNALYERTVLLERTSLAAAAESYEQFLQVYPKSFYADKVLFRLGELYEEPLKSPAKALVCYERLLREYPRSFYLRQARERLRKLKSSS, via the coding sequence ATGCGGAGTACGATATTTCTGGTGCTATGGCTCTTACTCCCAGTGTCGCTGCTTTCTCAGCAGAGCGATGTGCAGCTTGCAGAAGCGCTCTATCAAGCAGGCAACTACGAAAAGGCGGCTGAACTCTATGAAAAGCTCTATCAGCGCGACCCAAGCTCACTGTTCTATGTAGAGCGACTGCGAGAATGTTGGAGTGAGCTGCGCAACTATGACAAACTCATTCCACTTCTGCAAAGGGAGATTCTGCGCTCACAAGTTGTGTCATACACACTGTCTCTGAAAGTTCATCTGGCGCAGTGCTACTACGAGCGCCGAGAAGTGGATAAAGCAGCCAAAGTGTTGCAGTCTTTAGGTGAGGGGTTGCAGTCGCAGAGCGATTATGCGATGGCAATTCAAGAATTGCGACGCGCACGCTTCTTTGAGCCAATGCTGATGTGGATTCAGCGTGCCAGAGAGCGATTTAGAAACCAGATGCTCTTTGCTGAGGAAGCAGGTGATGCACAGCTTTTTCTGAGCAACTATCGTGCAGCGACGGAAGAGTATATCAAAATTTTGGAAGACGACTTCCCAAACTTTGGCAAAGTGCAGTCGCAAATTCTAAGCTATGCCAATCGTTCCAGTCCTGCTGTCTTGCGTGAGGTGCTGTCAACGCTGGAAGGGATGCGAAGTAAGTTCCCAGAGTCATCGCTGCCACGGCAACTGCTCTCACAATTGCTCATGCAGCTGTACATTGAGGCGGATAACTACGACGGTGCCTTTGCAGAGGCGCTGTATCGTGACCGTATCACTGCGGCACGGGGCGGGCAACTTCTGAGCTTTGCCAATCAAATGCTGCAAAAGCGCCAGCTTGCAGCAGCGCGCAAAGGCTTTCAAGCGATTCTATCCACCAATGCAGATGCGCCCTTCGTGCAGCGCGCCAAAATCGGTTTGGCAACCGTCCTCGAAAAAGAAGCAGAAACGCTGACAGGCACAGAACGCCAAGCTAAGCTCGAGCAAGCCGTGGCGCTCTATCAAGAGTATGAGCAAACCTACCGAATGTCACAAAACCTACCTGAGGTCTATCTTGCGCAAGCGAACTTAGAGTTTAGGCTGCTGGAAAATCCAGCGGCAGCTGAGCGCACAGCCAAAAAACTCTTGGAGCGCTTCTATGAATCACAACCTGCACGTGCCGCTGAACTGCTCTTGGCGAAAATTCGCTTGGCACAGGATAAGTTCGAAGGGCTTCAAGAGATGCTAAAAAAACTCGCAAGTAGCCCACATGCTAATGCTGAAGTGCAAGCCGAAGCCAGTTACTACCTTGCGCTGGTGCAATTTCTTGAGAGCGATTTTGATGCAGCCCTGCAAACACTCAGCCACATTGACATTGCGCGCGATGCGGCAAATGAAGCCATTGAGCTGCGCCTGATGCTAATCGAAGCACTGAGCGATACTGCCAAGAATCCGCAGGCAATACAGGCTCTAAAAGAATACAGCATAGCGAAACGAGCAGCCGTTGCACGAAAGTATGATGAAGCATCATCGCGCTTTGCGGAGTGGCTAAGTAAGTATCCAACTTCGTCGCTCGCCGATAATGCTCTCTATGAACGCACTGTGCTGCTGGAGCGCACCTCATTGGCTGCAGCAGCGGAAAGCTATGAGCAATTTTTGCAAGTGTATCCAAAAAGTTTTTATGCCGATAAGGTGCTTTTCCGACTGGGTGAACTCTATGAAGAGCCACTCAAATCACCTGCAAAAGCGCTGGTATGCTATGAGCGACTGCTGCGCGAATATCCAAGAAGTTTTTACTTGCGGCAAGCACGAGAGCGTCTTCGCAAACTAAAATCCAGTAGTTAA
- a CDS encoding DUF309 domain-containing protein: MKTRRSAPRKRLPEEIQVLREPQFSDVQRQHFLDGIDKFNRQAYWDAHESWEHVWQEMTEDAEIVLRGLVQLAAALHCLQTNRLDCAARNFQKAYPKLSLAPDVFLGIDIKALRTFIEAAQHAPYPSPVCRIEFVSTQTQ, encoded by the coding sequence ATGAAGACCAGACGTTCCGCGCCACGCAAGCGCTTGCCAGAGGAAATTCAGGTGCTGCGCGAGCCGCAGTTTTCAGATGTGCAGCGGCAGCATTTTCTTGACGGCATTGACAAGTTTAATCGCCAAGCGTATTGGGATGCCCATGAATCGTGGGAACATGTCTGGCAAGAGATGACCGAAGATGCCGAAATTGTGCTTCGTGGTCTTGTGCAATTGGCTGCTGCTCTGCATTGCCTTCAGACCAACCGCTTAGACTGTGCAGCCCGAAACTTCCAGAAAGCCTATCCTAAACTCTCTCTGGCGCCTGATGTGTTTTTAGGCATTGATATCAAGGCTTTACGAACATTCATTGAAGCGGCTCAGCATGCGCCTTATCCTTCGCCAGTTTGCCGCATTGAGTTTGTCTCAACTCAAACCCAGTGA